The following coding sequences lie in one Xiphophorus maculatus strain JP 163 A chromosome 4, X_maculatus-5.0-male, whole genome shotgun sequence genomic window:
- the mthfsd gene encoding methenyltetrahydrofolate synthase domain-containing protein isoform X1, which translates to MLALTWKIFQCKSVLKKQLISNPNNIMEPVIKINPGASKWDIRQRVWDYIEEKNLANFPRPVHNRIPNFKAANQACNRLAELQEYRSSQTVKVNPDRPQQQARFITLEGAFGACSKVAELQTFAQTAEVKVDPDKPLEGARFAVLQAQKTLLVPTPRLRSGLFNKITPPQGANKEQLRVCASSQGVKDFSVPVGLDAKVKVDLVVVGSVAVSEKGCRIGKGEGYADLEWAMMASMGAVNDSTVVVTVVHDCQVVDIPEELMGSHDLTVDYILTPTRVIKTECKLPKPQGIIWTKLDAEKLEKIPILKKLRALEEQAGKDVTLGTASHAAEPGLQTNQPKRQPRRRPRRNTQQDTEGETSQESRREKKGEADQKPRQQPARARKDSRGSGRGDEEGEAGKAVKGRSRRMVREQGPEEGRGEATTQRKLPQSVTTVYLGGIPAGLRVSELKTALRERNAAPLRLTWQGAQHRAFLDYSDPQVADQALEALQDLSLNGHSLQAELAKSQRGHKRSGQRQKPFAAAKSKASPPDAKSDAAKEADQ; encoded by the exons ATGTTAGCGCTCACGTGGAAGATTTTCCAGTGCAAGTCAGTGTTGAAGAAGCAGCTCATTTCTAACCCCAACAACATCATGGAGCctgtcattaaaataaaccCCG GAGCGTCGAAGTGGGACATCCGTCAGAGGGTTTGGGACTACATAGAGGAAAAGAACTTGGCTAACTTTCCCAGGCCTGTCCACAACAGAATCCCAAACTTTAAG GCAGCCAATCAAGCATGCAACAGGCTTGCAGAGCTTCAGGAGTATAGGTCAAGCCAGACAGTGAAAGTAAACCCAGACAGGCCTCAGCAGCAGGCTCGCTTTATCACGCTGGAA GGGGCTTTCGGAGCCTGCAGCAAAGTGGCAGAGTTGCAGACTTTCGCCCAGACGGCCGAGGTGAAGGTGGACCCTGACAAACCTCTGGAGGGTGCTCGGTTCGCGGTGCTGCAG GCACAGAAGACTTTGTTGGTTCCAACTCCTCGTCTTCGCTCTGGTCTCTTCAACAAGATCACCCCGCCGCAGGGTGCCAACAAAGAACAGCTGCGTGTTTGTGCTTCATCTCAG GGTGTGAAGGACTTCAGTGTTCCTGTTGGCCTGGATGCAAAAGTGAAGGTTGACTTGGTGGTGGTTGGCTCAGTGGCGGTTTCTGAGAAAG GTTGTCGGATTGGAAAGGGAGAGGGTTATGCTGATCTGGAGTGGGCCATGATGGCTTCGATGGGAGCTGTGAATGATTCCACTGTGGTCGTCACTGTTGTCCATGACTGCCAG GTGGTAGACATTCCAGAGGAGCTGATGGGAAGTCATGACCTGACTGTTGATTACATCCTCACACCAACCAGAGTCATTAAGACTGAATGCAAGCTGCCCAAACCACAGGGAATCATCTGGACTAAG ctGGACGCAGAAAAGTTGGAGAAAATTCCCATCCTGAAGAAGCTGCGTGCTCTGGAGGAACAGGCTGGGAAGGACGTGACTCTGGGGACAGCGTCGCATGCAGCAGAGCCCGGTCTGCAAACTAACCAACCGAAAAGACAACCCAGACGGAGGCCAAGGCGGAATACACAACAGGATACTGAGGGAGAAACCAGCCAGGAATCTAGACGGGAGAAAAAAGGAGAGGCAGATCAGAAACCCAGACAGCAGCCTGCTAGAGCCAGGAAAGACAGCAGGGGAAGTGGCAGAGGAGATGAGGAGGGAGAGGCTGGCAAAGCGGTGAAAGGTAGGAGCAGGAGGATGGTGAGGGAGCAGGGCCCAGAGGAAGGTAGAGGTGAAGCGACGACCCAGCGGAAGCTCCCTCAAAGTGTGACCACCGTGTACCTGGGAGGAATCCCCGCCGGGCTGCGCGTCAGCGAGCTGAAGACCGCGCTGAGGGAGAGGAACGCCGCCCCGCTGAGGCTCACCTGGCAGGGCGCACAGCACAGAGCCTTCCTGGACTACAGCGACCCTCAGGTGGCAGACCAGGCCCTGGAGGCGCTGCAGGATCTGAGCCTGAACGGTCACAGCCTGCAGGCCGAGCTGGCCAAGAGCCAGCGGGGACACAAGAGGTCCGGACAGAGACAAAAACCATTCGCGGCTGCGAAGTCAAAAGCGTCCCCGCCAG
- the mthfsd gene encoding methenyltetrahydrofolate synthase domain-containing protein isoform X2, with protein sequence MLALTWKIFQCKSVLKKQLISNPNNIMEPVIKINPGASKWDIRQRVWDYIEEKNLANFPRPVHNRIPNFKGAFGACSKVAELQTFAQTAEVKVDPDKPLEGARFAVLQAQKTLLVPTPRLRSGLFNKITPPQGANKEQLRVCASSQGVKDFSVPVGLDAKVKVDLVVVGSVAVSEKGCRIGKGEGYADLEWAMMASMGAVNDSTVVVTVVHDCQVVDIPEELMGSHDLTVDYILTPTRVIKTECKLPKPQGIIWTKLDAEKLEKIPILKKLRALEEQAGKDVTLGTASHAAEPGLQTNQPKRQPRRRPRRNTQQDTEGETSQESRREKKGEADQKPRQQPARARKDSRGSGRGDEEGEAGKAVKGRSRRMVREQGPEEGRGEATTQRKLPQSVTTVYLGGIPAGLRVSELKTALRERNAAPLRLTWQGAQHRAFLDYSDPQVADQALEALQDLSLNGHSLQAELAKSQRGHKRSGQRQKPFAAAKSKASPPDAKSDAAKEADQ encoded by the exons ATGTTAGCGCTCACGTGGAAGATTTTCCAGTGCAAGTCAGTGTTGAAGAAGCAGCTCATTTCTAACCCCAACAACATCATGGAGCctgtcattaaaataaaccCCG GAGCGTCGAAGTGGGACATCCGTCAGAGGGTTTGGGACTACATAGAGGAAAAGAACTTGGCTAACTTTCCCAGGCCTGTCCACAACAGAATCCCAAACTTTAAG GGGGCTTTCGGAGCCTGCAGCAAAGTGGCAGAGTTGCAGACTTTCGCCCAGACGGCCGAGGTGAAGGTGGACCCTGACAAACCTCTGGAGGGTGCTCGGTTCGCGGTGCTGCAG GCACAGAAGACTTTGTTGGTTCCAACTCCTCGTCTTCGCTCTGGTCTCTTCAACAAGATCACCCCGCCGCAGGGTGCCAACAAAGAACAGCTGCGTGTTTGTGCTTCATCTCAG GGTGTGAAGGACTTCAGTGTTCCTGTTGGCCTGGATGCAAAAGTGAAGGTTGACTTGGTGGTGGTTGGCTCAGTGGCGGTTTCTGAGAAAG GTTGTCGGATTGGAAAGGGAGAGGGTTATGCTGATCTGGAGTGGGCCATGATGGCTTCGATGGGAGCTGTGAATGATTCCACTGTGGTCGTCACTGTTGTCCATGACTGCCAG GTGGTAGACATTCCAGAGGAGCTGATGGGAAGTCATGACCTGACTGTTGATTACATCCTCACACCAACCAGAGTCATTAAGACTGAATGCAAGCTGCCCAAACCACAGGGAATCATCTGGACTAAG ctGGACGCAGAAAAGTTGGAGAAAATTCCCATCCTGAAGAAGCTGCGTGCTCTGGAGGAACAGGCTGGGAAGGACGTGACTCTGGGGACAGCGTCGCATGCAGCAGAGCCCGGTCTGCAAACTAACCAACCGAAAAGACAACCCAGACGGAGGCCAAGGCGGAATACACAACAGGATACTGAGGGAGAAACCAGCCAGGAATCTAGACGGGAGAAAAAAGGAGAGGCAGATCAGAAACCCAGACAGCAGCCTGCTAGAGCCAGGAAAGACAGCAGGGGAAGTGGCAGAGGAGATGAGGAGGGAGAGGCTGGCAAAGCGGTGAAAGGTAGGAGCAGGAGGATGGTGAGGGAGCAGGGCCCAGAGGAAGGTAGAGGTGAAGCGACGACCCAGCGGAAGCTCCCTCAAAGTGTGACCACCGTGTACCTGGGAGGAATCCCCGCCGGGCTGCGCGTCAGCGAGCTGAAGACCGCGCTGAGGGAGAGGAACGCCGCCCCGCTGAGGCTCACCTGGCAGGGCGCACAGCACAGAGCCTTCCTGGACTACAGCGACCCTCAGGTGGCAGACCAGGCCCTGGAGGCGCTGCAGGATCTGAGCCTGAACGGTCACAGCCTGCAGGCCGAGCTGGCCAAGAGCCAGCGGGGACACAAGAGGTCCGGACAGAGACAAAAACCATTCGCGGCTGCGAAGTCAAAAGCGTCCCCGCCAG
- the mthfsd gene encoding methenyltetrahydrofolate synthase domain-containing protein isoform X3 produces the protein MLALTWKIFQCKSVLKKQLISNPNNIMEPVIKINPGASKWDIRQRVWDYIEEKNLANFPRPVHNRIPNFKAANQACNRLAELQEYRSSQTVKVNPDRPQQQARFITLEAQKTLLVPTPRLRSGLFNKITPPQGANKEQLRVCASSQGVKDFSVPVGLDAKVKVDLVVVGSVAVSEKGCRIGKGEGYADLEWAMMASMGAVNDSTVVVTVVHDCQVVDIPEELMGSHDLTVDYILTPTRVIKTECKLPKPQGIIWTKLDAEKLEKIPILKKLRALEEQAGKDVTLGTASHAAEPGLQTNQPKRQPRRRPRRNTQQDTEGETSQESRREKKGEADQKPRQQPARARKDSRGSGRGDEEGEAGKAVKGRSRRMVREQGPEEGRGEATTQRKLPQSVTTVYLGGIPAGLRVSELKTALRERNAAPLRLTWQGAQHRAFLDYSDPQVADQALEALQDLSLNGHSLQAELAKSQRGHKRSGQRQKPFAAAKSKASPPDAKSDAAKEADQ, from the exons ATGTTAGCGCTCACGTGGAAGATTTTCCAGTGCAAGTCAGTGTTGAAGAAGCAGCTCATTTCTAACCCCAACAACATCATGGAGCctgtcattaaaataaaccCCG GAGCGTCGAAGTGGGACATCCGTCAGAGGGTTTGGGACTACATAGAGGAAAAGAACTTGGCTAACTTTCCCAGGCCTGTCCACAACAGAATCCCAAACTTTAAG GCAGCCAATCAAGCATGCAACAGGCTTGCAGAGCTTCAGGAGTATAGGTCAAGCCAGACAGTGAAAGTAAACCCAGACAGGCCTCAGCAGCAGGCTCGCTTTATCACGCTGGAA GCACAGAAGACTTTGTTGGTTCCAACTCCTCGTCTTCGCTCTGGTCTCTTCAACAAGATCACCCCGCCGCAGGGTGCCAACAAAGAACAGCTGCGTGTTTGTGCTTCATCTCAG GGTGTGAAGGACTTCAGTGTTCCTGTTGGCCTGGATGCAAAAGTGAAGGTTGACTTGGTGGTGGTTGGCTCAGTGGCGGTTTCTGAGAAAG GTTGTCGGATTGGAAAGGGAGAGGGTTATGCTGATCTGGAGTGGGCCATGATGGCTTCGATGGGAGCTGTGAATGATTCCACTGTGGTCGTCACTGTTGTCCATGACTGCCAG GTGGTAGACATTCCAGAGGAGCTGATGGGAAGTCATGACCTGACTGTTGATTACATCCTCACACCAACCAGAGTCATTAAGACTGAATGCAAGCTGCCCAAACCACAGGGAATCATCTGGACTAAG ctGGACGCAGAAAAGTTGGAGAAAATTCCCATCCTGAAGAAGCTGCGTGCTCTGGAGGAACAGGCTGGGAAGGACGTGACTCTGGGGACAGCGTCGCATGCAGCAGAGCCCGGTCTGCAAACTAACCAACCGAAAAGACAACCCAGACGGAGGCCAAGGCGGAATACACAACAGGATACTGAGGGAGAAACCAGCCAGGAATCTAGACGGGAGAAAAAAGGAGAGGCAGATCAGAAACCCAGACAGCAGCCTGCTAGAGCCAGGAAAGACAGCAGGGGAAGTGGCAGAGGAGATGAGGAGGGAGAGGCTGGCAAAGCGGTGAAAGGTAGGAGCAGGAGGATGGTGAGGGAGCAGGGCCCAGAGGAAGGTAGAGGTGAAGCGACGACCCAGCGGAAGCTCCCTCAAAGTGTGACCACCGTGTACCTGGGAGGAATCCCCGCCGGGCTGCGCGTCAGCGAGCTGAAGACCGCGCTGAGGGAGAGGAACGCCGCCCCGCTGAGGCTCACCTGGCAGGGCGCACAGCACAGAGCCTTCCTGGACTACAGCGACCCTCAGGTGGCAGACCAGGCCCTGGAGGCGCTGCAGGATCTGAGCCTGAACGGTCACAGCCTGCAGGCCGAGCTGGCCAAGAGCCAGCGGGGACACAAGAGGTCCGGACAGAGACAAAAACCATTCGCGGCTGCGAAGTCAAAAGCGTCCCCGCCAG